A single region of the Streptomyces sp. NBC_01381 genome encodes:
- a CDS encoding amino acid ABC transporter permease, with protein MTSVLYDAPGPRAKRRNILYSIVFLAAFVAVAYWVYAKLDEKHQLDWVKWKPFFTDTRAWETYIWPGLENTLTAASFAMLIALPLGAVFGISRLSDHSWVRLPAGTVVELFRAIPVLILMLFADAAYSEFTDVSSDDRPLYAVVTGLVLYNASVLAEIVRAGILSLPKGQSEAAMAIGLRKGQTMRSVLLPQSVTAMLPAIVSQLVVIVKDTALGGAMLTFSELLASVRPMSAAYGANTIASFTVVAVIFVAINFALTTFAGWLEKRLRRAKKSTGAVVGPGALDDLETIGPKKIQGDAGDAGGGL; from the coding sequence ATGACTTCCGTTCTGTACGACGCTCCGGGCCCTCGCGCCAAGCGGCGGAACATCCTGTATTCGATCGTGTTCCTGGCCGCATTCGTTGCCGTTGCCTATTGGGTGTACGCCAAGCTGGATGAGAAGCACCAGCTCGACTGGGTGAAATGGAAGCCCTTCTTCACAGACACCCGCGCCTGGGAAACGTACATCTGGCCGGGGCTTGAGAACACCCTCACAGCAGCGTCATTCGCCATGCTGATCGCTCTCCCCTTGGGTGCCGTCTTCGGCATTTCGAGGCTTTCCGACCACAGCTGGGTGCGGCTACCGGCCGGCACCGTCGTGGAGCTCTTCCGCGCGATCCCGGTGCTGATCCTGATGCTGTTCGCCGATGCGGCGTACTCCGAGTTCACCGACGTCAGCTCGGACGACCGTCCGCTCTATGCCGTCGTCACCGGCCTGGTGCTCTACAACGCATCAGTTCTGGCGGAGATTGTGCGAGCGGGCATTCTGTCCCTGCCCAAGGGGCAGTCCGAGGCCGCGATGGCGATCGGCCTGCGCAAGGGACAGACGATGCGGTCCGTCCTGCTCCCGCAGTCGGTCACTGCGATGCTGCCGGCGATCGTCAGCCAGCTGGTGGTCATCGTGAAGGACACCGCGCTCGGCGGCGCGATGCTCACTTTCTCGGAACTGTTGGCATCAGTCCGGCCGATGAGTGCCGCCTACGGCGCGAACACCATCGCGAGCTTCACCGTCGTCGCGGTGATCTTCGTGGCCATCAACTTCGCGCTCACGACTTTCGCAGGCTGGCTCGAGAAGCGACTGCGCCGGGCCAAGAAGAGCACCGGGGCCGTAGTGGGCCCCGGTGCGCTCGACGACCTGGAGACGATCGGCCCCAAGAAGATCCAGGGCGACGCCGGAGACGCCGGCGGCGGCCTCTAG
- a CDS encoding amino acid ABC transporter permease → MFDFLEDYDLLAAFWVTVKLTALSAVGSLIWGTMLAGMRVSPVPLMRGFGTAYVNVVRNIPLTVIIVFTSLGLFQTLSINMGAEDFETINFRLAVLGLTLYTSAFVCEALRSGINTVPVGQAEAARALGLSFTQVLGLIILPQAFRAVVAPLANVLIALTKNTTVAAAIGVSEAALLMKEMIENEAQLLLIAAIFAFGFMCLTLPTGLLLGWVSKKVAVKR, encoded by the coding sequence GTGTTCGACTTTCTTGAAGATTACGACTTGCTGGCGGCCTTCTGGGTGACGGTGAAGCTCACCGCGCTCTCCGCCGTCGGATCCCTCATATGGGGAACAATGCTGGCCGGTATGCGAGTCAGCCCGGTGCCGCTCATGCGAGGTTTCGGTACCGCGTACGTGAACGTGGTACGAAATATCCCACTGACGGTCATCATCGTCTTCACATCCCTGGGGCTCTTCCAGACCCTAAGTATCAACATGGGTGCGGAAGACTTCGAGACGATCAACTTCCGGCTCGCTGTGCTGGGATTGACCCTCTACACATCAGCGTTCGTCTGTGAGGCGCTGCGGTCCGGAATCAACACCGTGCCCGTCGGCCAGGCCGAGGCAGCACGTGCGCTCGGCCTCAGCTTCACTCAGGTGCTGGGTCTCATCATCCTTCCGCAGGCATTCCGCGCGGTCGTGGCGCCGCTGGCGAACGTGCTGATCGCCCTGACCAAGAACACGACGGTCGCCGCGGCGATCGGTGTATCCGAAGCCGCACTCCTGATGAAGGAGATGATCGAGAACGAAGCTCAACTGCTTCTGATCGCAGCCATCTTCGCGTTCGGATTCATGTGCCTCACCCTTCCCACCGGTCTACTCCTCGGCTGGGTGAGCAAGAAGGTGGCGGTGAAGCGATGA
- a CDS encoding glutamate ABC transporter substrate-binding protein — MKARKVTAAAAVVLALSVSATACGSDDKDDKGSGGGKKITIGIKFDQPGIGQKTPDGNYEGFDVDVATYVAKELGYKADDIEWKEAKSAERENMISRGDVDFIAASYSINDERKEKVDFAGPYLLAHQDILVRADDKSIKSPKDLNNKKLCSVTGSTSAQNIKKDLAPKAQLQEYGGYSECLTGVENKAIDALTTDDSILAGYAAQKEFQGKFKLAGFKMTNENYGIGLKKGDADLKKKVDAALTKMVKDGSWEKAVKANFGPANYKYEPAPKIGDIKK, encoded by the coding sequence ATGAAGGCTCGCAAGGTCACCGCGGCAGCCGCCGTCGTACTCGCGCTCTCCGTCTCCGCCACGGCTTGTGGCTCGGACGACAAGGACGACAAGGGTTCCGGTGGTGGCAAGAAGATCACCATCGGCATCAAGTTCGACCAGCCGGGTATCGGTCAGAAGACCCCGGACGGCAACTACGAAGGCTTCGACGTCGACGTCGCGACGTACGTCGCCAAGGAGCTCGGCTACAAGGCCGACGACATCGAGTGGAAAGAAGCCAAGAGCGCCGAGCGCGAGAACATGATCTCGCGTGGTGACGTCGACTTCATCGCGGCTTCCTACTCGATCAACGACGAGCGCAAGGAGAAGGTCGACTTCGCCGGCCCCTACCTGCTCGCCCACCAGGACATCCTGGTCCGCGCCGACGACAAGTCCATCAAGTCGCCGAAGGATCTGAACAACAAGAAGCTGTGTTCCGTGACCGGCTCGACGTCGGCGCAGAACATCAAGAAGGACTTGGCCCCCAAGGCCCAGCTGCAGGAGTACGGCGGCTACTCGGAGTGCCTGACTGGCGTCGAGAACAAGGCCATTGACGCGCTGACGACGGACGACTCCATCCTCGCGGGCTACGCCGCGCAGAAGGAGTTCCAGGGCAAGTTCAAGCTTGCCGGCTTCAAGATGACCAATGAGAACTACGGCATCGGCCTAAAGAAGGGCGACGCCGACCTCAAGAAGAAGGTCGACGCCGCGCTGACCAAGATGGTCAAGGACGGTTCCTGGGAGAAGGCCGTGAAGGCCAACTTCGGTCCGGCGAACTACAAGTACGAGCCCGCCCCGAAGATCGGCGACATCAAGAAGTGA
- a CDS encoding amino acid ABC transporter ATP-binding protein, with protein sequence MTEVSVTKDAIPPGADDLVVLKNVNKHFGALHVLQDIDLTITRGEVVVVIGPSGSGKSTLCRAINRLETVESGDISIDGKPLPQEGKELARLRADVGMVFQSFNLFAHKTVLENVMLGQIKVRKTSKAEAETKARGLLDRVGVASQADKYPAQLSGGQQQRVAIARALAMDPKVMLFDEPTSALDPEMINEVLEVMQQLARDGMTMVVVTHEMGFARSAANRVVFMADGRIVEEAVPDQFFSNPRSDRAKDFLSKILHH encoded by the coding sequence GTGACCGAAGTATCGGTGACCAAGGACGCCATACCGCCCGGGGCGGACGACCTGGTCGTGCTGAAGAACGTCAACAAGCACTTCGGCGCTCTGCACGTCCTCCAGGACATCGACCTGACCATCACCCGCGGTGAGGTCGTCGTCGTGATCGGCCCCTCCGGGTCGGGCAAGTCGACACTGTGCCGCGCCATCAATCGCCTGGAGACGGTCGAATCGGGAGACATCTCGATCGACGGCAAGCCGCTGCCCCAGGAGGGCAAGGAGCTCGCCCGTCTCCGTGCGGACGTGGGCATGGTCTTCCAGTCCTTCAACCTTTTCGCGCACAAGACCGTGCTCGAGAACGTGATGCTGGGCCAGATCAAGGTGCGCAAGACGTCCAAGGCGGAAGCTGAGACAAAGGCACGCGGTCTCCTGGACCGCGTGGGTGTCGCCTCGCAGGCCGACAAGTACCCGGCGCAGCTCTCCGGTGGCCAGCAGCAACGCGTCGCGATCGCACGCGCGTTGGCGATGGACCCGAAGGTGATGCTCTTCGACGAGCCCACATCGGCGCTCGACCCGGAGATGATCAACGAGGTCCTCGAGGTCATGCAGCAGCTCGCCCGTGACGGCATGACCATGGTCGTGGTCACCCACGAGATGGGCTTCGCCCGGTCCGCGGCCAACCGCGTCGTCTTCATGGCGGACGGCCGGATCGTCGAAGAGGCCGTGCCGGACCAGTTCTTCAGCAACCCGCGCAGCGACCGGGCCAAGGACTTCCTGTCGAAGATCCTTCACCACTGA
- a CDS encoding response regulator transcription factor yields the protein MRLLLVEDDNHVAAALSAVLARHGFDVVHARSGEEALQALLPGEAAPFGVVLLDLGLPDQDGYEVCGKIRKRGSTPVIMVTARADVRSRIHGLNLGADDYVVKPYDTGELIARIHAVIRRPPSGAAAGPADSELRLGPVRIELPTRQVSVDGSTVQLTRKEFDLLALLAQRPGVVFRREQIISEVWRTSWEGTGRTLEVHVASLRSKLHMPALIETVRGVGYRLVAPAA from the coding sequence ATGAGACTGCTCCTCGTAGAGGACGACAATCACGTGGCCGCAGCCCTGTCCGCGGTCCTGGCCCGGCACGGCTTCGACGTCGTGCACGCACGCAGCGGCGAGGAGGCCCTGCAGGCCCTGCTGCCCGGCGAAGCGGCGCCCTTCGGAGTCGTACTGCTCGATCTGGGGCTGCCCGACCAGGACGGCTACGAGGTCTGCGGCAAGATCCGCAAGCGCGGTTCGACGCCCGTGATCATGGTGACGGCCCGTGCCGACGTACGCTCCCGGATCCACGGCCTCAATCTCGGGGCCGATGACTACGTAGTGAAGCCGTACGACACCGGGGAGCTGATCGCCCGTATCCACGCGGTCATTCGGCGCCCCCCGTCCGGCGCCGCCGCGGGCCCCGCGGACAGCGAACTGCGCCTCGGTCCCGTACGCATCGAACTGCCCACCCGTCAGGTCAGCGTGGACGGTTCGACCGTCCAACTGACCCGCAAGGAGTTCGACTTGCTGGCGCTCCTCGCGCAGCGGCCCGGTGTGGTGTTCCGCCGGGAGCAGATCATCAGCGAGGTGTGGCGCACCAGTTGGGAGGGGACGGGGCGCACCCTTGAGGTGCATGTGGCGTCCCTGCGTTCCAAGCTGCACATGCCGGCCCTGATCGAGACCGTACGGGGCGTGGGCTACCGCCTCGTCGCGCCGGCCGCGTAG
- a CDS encoding HAMP domain-containing sensor histidine kinase produces MRTRLLPLLIVLMAGVLLALGFPLAVSVAAAQQQKVVVDRIDDTARFAALAQFVTKRPTGSRVRDKDERRETLQTELDYYHEVYGIRAGVFFRDGQPMAHAPGNWFLPPRGHEREAFEEALRSRGSHDPRQVWPWQRGRLVVASPVIRDGDVIAVVVTDSPTGHMRSKTLQGWLLIGAGESAAMLLAVGAALRLTGWVLRPVRVLDATTHDIATGSLKSRVAAAGGPPELRRLARSFNEMADNVQDVLEQQRAFVADASHQLRNPLSALLLRIELLALELPEGNEEIASVRTEGKRLAQVLDDLLGLALAEHADADLSLTDIGELAAERVGAWRPLAEEREVRLTGECPATTGWADPVALSSALDAVIDNALKFTPEGEEVRVEVSGSGAMTTIVITDGGPGLTEDELARIGDRFWRSNRHQNVKGSGLGLSISRALLAAGGGSIAYESHEPHGLRVTVGVPRSEPGAHGVTVRA; encoded by the coding sequence GTGCGCACTCGCCTTCTGCCGCTGCTCATCGTCCTCATGGCGGGAGTGCTGCTCGCGCTGGGCTTCCCGCTCGCGGTGAGCGTCGCCGCGGCGCAGCAGCAGAAGGTGGTCGTCGACCGGATCGACGACACGGCGAGATTTGCGGCGCTCGCGCAGTTCGTCACGAAACGTCCCACCGGCTCGCGGGTGCGCGACAAGGACGAACGGCGCGAAACCCTCCAGACCGAACTCGACTACTACCACGAGGTGTACGGGATAAGGGCGGGCGTCTTCTTCCGGGACGGCCAGCCCATGGCGCACGCGCCCGGCAACTGGTTCCTGCCCCCGCGCGGGCACGAACGGGAGGCCTTCGAGGAGGCACTCAGGTCCCGCGGCAGCCACGATCCGCGCCAGGTGTGGCCCTGGCAGCGCGGACGGCTCGTCGTCGCCTCTCCGGTGATCAGGGACGGTGACGTCATCGCCGTCGTCGTCACCGACTCGCCCACGGGTCACATGCGTTCGAAGACCCTGCAGGGATGGCTGCTCATCGGCGCAGGCGAGTCGGCGGCGATGCTGCTGGCCGTGGGCGCCGCACTGCGGCTCACCGGCTGGGTCCTGCGCCCGGTGCGGGTCCTGGACGCGACCACGCACGACATCGCGACCGGGAGCCTGAAGTCGCGGGTCGCGGCCGCGGGCGGGCCGCCGGAACTCAGGCGCCTGGCGCGGTCGTTCAACGAGATGGCGGACAACGTTCAGGACGTGCTGGAGCAGCAGCGCGCCTTTGTCGCCGACGCCTCGCACCAACTGCGCAACCCGCTCTCCGCCCTGCTGCTGCGCATCGAGCTGCTCGCCCTCGAACTGCCCGAGGGGAACGAGGAGATCGCCTCTGTGCGCACCGAGGGCAAGCGCCTCGCCCAGGTCCTCGACGACCTGCTCGGCCTGGCGCTCGCCGAGCACGCCGACGCCGACCTGAGCCTCACCGACATCGGCGAGCTCGCGGCCGAGCGGGTCGGGGCCTGGCGGCCGCTCGCCGAGGAGCGCGAGGTCCGGCTTACCGGGGAGTGCCCGGCCACCACCGGTTGGGCCGATCCCGTCGCGTTGTCCAGCGCCCTGGACGCGGTGATCGACAACGCCCTGAAGTTCACGCCAGAGGGCGAGGAGGTGCGGGTGGAGGTCTCCGGGAGCGGCGCGATGACGACGATAGTGATCACGGACGGCGGACCCGGCCTCACCGAGGACGAACTCGCCCGCATCGGCGACCGCTTCTGGCGCAGCAACCGCCACCAGAACGTGAAGGGTTCGGGCCTCGGCCTCTCCATCTCGCGGGCCCTGCTGGCGGCGGGCGGCGGCTCCATCGCCTATGAGAGCCATGAGCCGCACGGGCTGCGGGTGACCGTCGGCGTCCCACGCAGCGAGCCGGGCGCCCACGGCGTGACCGTCAGGGCTTGA
- a CDS encoding TAXI family TRAP transporter solute-binding subunit: MLKALPHISRRRALQGAAAALVVFGLLMWWLVPTGDDSPGGRMTFSTGVKNAVYERYGKLLRTAVAQDMPKVDVELLNSQGSQENVERVATGKADFTIAAADAVEKYRLEGGAGADRLRGCARLYDDYVQLVVRRSSDIEEAADLRDKRVAVGQPRSGVRLIADRVLKAADLDPEKDLTAVDAGIDKAPALLKKGDIDAFFWSGGLPTSSVLELSEEFDIRLVKLGDLVEELHKQGGASRYYRAAVMPADAYPNAQQNAAVPTLAVANLLVTTDRADPELTEGLTRTVIDSRDHIGDQVHAAQLVDLRTALYTDPLDLHDGARRYYRSVKP; encoded by the coding sequence ATGCTCAAGGCACTCCCCCACATCAGCCGACGGCGCGCGCTCCAGGGTGCGGCCGCCGCCCTCGTGGTCTTCGGTCTTCTGATGTGGTGGCTCGTCCCGACGGGCGACGACTCCCCTGGTGGCCGGATGACGTTCAGTACGGGCGTGAAGAACGCCGTGTACGAGCGGTACGGCAAGCTGCTGCGGACCGCCGTGGCGCAGGACATGCCCAAGGTGGACGTGGAGCTGCTGAACAGCCAGGGGTCGCAGGAGAACGTCGAGCGCGTGGCCACGGGGAAGGCCGATTTCACCATCGCGGCCGCCGACGCGGTCGAGAAGTACCGCCTGGAGGGCGGTGCGGGCGCGGACCGGCTGCGGGGCTGTGCGCGGCTGTACGACGACTACGTCCAGCTCGTCGTCCGGCGCTCGTCGGACATCGAGGAGGCGGCGGACCTGCGGGACAAGCGGGTGGCCGTGGGGCAGCCGCGCTCGGGTGTGAGGCTGATAGCGGACCGGGTGCTCAAGGCCGCCGACCTCGATCCCGAGAAGGACCTGACGGCGGTGGACGCCGGCATCGACAAGGCGCCCGCTCTTCTTAAGAAGGGCGACATCGACGCCTTCTTCTGGTCGGGCGGACTGCCCACCAGTTCGGTTCTTGAGCTGTCCGAAGAGTTCGACATCCGCCTCGTCAAACTCGGCGACCTGGTGGAGGAGCTGCACAAGCAGGGCGGTGCGTCGCGCTACTACCGAGCCGCCGTGATGCCCGCCGATGCCTATCCCAACGCGCAGCAGAACGCTGCCGTGCCGACCCTGGCCGTGGCGAACCTCCTGGTCACCACCGACCGCGCCGACCCGGAACTGACCGAGGGCCTGACCCGGACCGTGATCGACAGCCGTGACCACATCGGCGACCAGGTGCACGCGGCCCAGCTGGTGGACCTGCGGACGGCCCTCTACACGGACCCGCTCGACCTGCACGACGGCGCGCGCCGCTACTACCGGTCGGTCAAGCCGTGA
- a CDS encoding bifunctional polysaccharide deacetylase/glycosyltransferase family 2 protein, whose translation MVIVLSAVAAALVFEGWTTHQVSAAQTRTACTSPVPKAADDGDPVLSITGDKVETSAMPARTVALTYDGGPDPVWTPRLLGLLREHDAHATFFLSGAQAARHPDLVRQIHAAGHEIGSYTYTGADLGSVSARRAGIELSLTQTVLAGTAGVDTRLLRLPHTTQADTLCGGEWTAARRAAADGYLLVAADRPFRKPEQGVVRQFSHTSTAYQETEKLLGNRKIEKFTTVTAGLAQPPANAPVFSLDRQQGKGLVWVQAAGHVFVNAMTWVLGIAGSLAMLRLLMLVVFARAHIRRLDRFRPGAPRLREVNGPVTVLVPAYNEEAGIESTVRSLLASTHRHLQIVVIDDGSTDSTAEIAERIRDPRVTVVRQANAGKAAALNTGLAHTRYDYVVMVDADTVFEPDAIHRLIQPLAHAAVGAVSGNTKVGNRRGLLGRWQHLEYVFGFNLDRRMFEVLECMPTVPGAIGAFRRDALMGVGGVSEDTLAEDTDLTMALWRAGWRVVYEESAVAWTEVPTKLGQLWRQRYRWCYGTLQAMWKHRRAVFEVGPSGRFARRGLSYLALFQILLPLLAPIVDVFAVYGLLFIDSAQAIGVWVGFLLVQMVVAGYALRLDGERLRTLWSMPFQLFVYRQLMYLVTIQSVVTALLGNRLKWQRMQRSGSAADQLPRGRERKEVLPG comes from the coding sequence ATGGTCATCGTCCTCTCCGCGGTCGCCGCCGCGCTGGTCTTCGAGGGCTGGACCACCCACCAGGTCTCCGCGGCGCAGACGCGGACGGCCTGTACGTCACCCGTCCCGAAGGCGGCGGACGACGGCGATCCGGTGCTGAGCATCACCGGCGACAAGGTGGAGACCTCCGCCATGCCCGCCCGCACCGTCGCGCTCACCTACGACGGCGGGCCCGACCCGGTGTGGACCCCGCGGCTGCTCGGGCTCCTGCGCGAGCACGACGCGCACGCGACCTTCTTCCTCTCCGGCGCCCAGGCCGCCCGGCACCCCGATCTGGTGCGCCAGATCCACGCCGCGGGCCACGAGATCGGCTCGTACACCTACACCGGTGCCGACCTGGGCTCCGTGTCGGCGCGGCGGGCCGGGATCGAGCTGTCGCTCACGCAGACCGTGCTCGCGGGCACCGCGGGCGTCGACACCCGGCTGCTGCGGCTGCCGCACACCACGCAGGCCGACACGCTGTGCGGCGGCGAGTGGACCGCGGCGCGACGTGCCGCCGCGGACGGCTACCTCCTGGTGGCCGCCGACCGGCCGTTCCGGAAGCCGGAGCAGGGCGTGGTCCGCCAGTTCAGCCACACGAGCACCGCGTACCAGGAGACCGAGAAGCTGCTCGGCAACCGGAAGATCGAGAAGTTCACCACCGTGACCGCCGGGCTCGCGCAGCCGCCGGCGAACGCACCGGTGTTCTCCCTCGACCGCCAGCAGGGCAAGGGCCTGGTCTGGGTTCAGGCCGCGGGGCATGTCTTCGTGAACGCCATGACCTGGGTGCTCGGGATCGCGGGCAGCCTCGCGATGCTGCGGCTGCTGATGCTTGTGGTCTTCGCCCGCGCCCATATCCGGCGGCTGGACCGCTTCCGCCCCGGTGCGCCCCGGCTACGGGAGGTCAACGGGCCGGTGACGGTGCTGGTGCCCGCGTACAACGAGGAAGCCGGCATCGAGTCCACCGTCAGGTCGCTGCTGGCCTCCACCCACCGTCACCTGCAGATCGTCGTGATCGACGACGGGTCCACGGACAGCACGGCGGAGATCGCCGAGCGCATACGTGATCCCCGCGTGACGGTGGTGCGACAGGCCAACGCGGGCAAGGCGGCCGCCCTCAACACCGGTCTGGCCCATACGAGATACGACTACGTAGTCATGGTCGACGCCGACACGGTCTTCGAGCCGGACGCCATTCACCGGCTCATCCAGCCGCTCGCCCACGCGGCCGTCGGCGCGGTCAGCGGCAACACCAAGGTCGGCAACCGGCGTGGCCTGCTCGGCAGGTGGCAGCACCTGGAGTACGTCTTCGGGTTCAACCTCGACCGCCGTATGTTCGAGGTCCTCGAGTGCATGCCGACGGTTCCGGGGGCCATCGGTGCCTTCCGCCGGGACGCGCTGATGGGTGTCGGCGGCGTCAGCGAGGACACCCTCGCCGAGGACACCGATCTCACGATGGCGCTGTGGCGGGCCGGCTGGCGGGTCGTGTACGAGGAGTCCGCGGTCGCCTGGACCGAGGTCCCCACCAAGCTGGGCCAGCTGTGGAGGCAGCGCTACCGCTGGTGCTACGGCACCCTCCAGGCCATGTGGAAGCACCGCCGAGCCGTGTTCGAGGTGGGCCCGTCCGGGCGCTTCGCGCGCCGCGGTCTCAGCTATCTCGCCCTCTTCCAGATCCTGCTGCCGCTGCTCGCGCCGATCGTCGACGTCTTCGCGGTCTACGGACTGCTGTTCATCGACTCCGCGCAGGCGATCGGCGTGTGGGTGGGCTTCCTCCTCGTCCAGATGGTCGTCGCCGGATACGCCCTGCGGCTGGACGGGGAACGGCTGCGGACGCTGTGGTCGATGCCGTTCCAGCTCTTCGTCTACCGACAGCTCATGTATCTGGTGACCATCCAGTCCGTGGTCACCGCGCTGCTCGGCAACCGGCTCAAGTGGCAGCGCATGCAGCGCTCGGGCTCGGCCGCCGATCAGTTGCCCAGAGGACGCGAGCGCAAGGAGGTGTTGCCCGGATGA
- a CDS encoding LCP family protein produces MSRGERGKRRRTRAESAESEPLTGTVLAQQGTTEYGVSAYEYDHDYGTAGYVTTDIAPRVPPQSIPYGGRGDYSVDSGIDYGVASEVDDERDDEGDAADDGPGRGRRRSGIRRSWPRRIMRTLLVLVAVALVTSVSTYVWADGKLERDVDLGKVEDRPSGGEGTNYLIVGSDSRDGLSGKDKKDLHTGSAEGRRTDSMILLHTGRNGSTMMSLPRDSWVTVPPFTRPETGKRPAAEKNKLNAAFSEGGPELLVRTVEFNTGLKIDHYAEIGFAGFVNVVDSVGGVEMCLDKAIKDKSSGADLKKGCQTLDGTEALAFVRQRHQESEGDLGRSRNQQKFLSALAEQAAAPGTVFNPAKLYSTMGAGLDTLIVDKDLSLQDLTAMFQAMQGVAGGAGRQINVPVASLGFPTSKGSAVKWDEAKAKKLFGELRDDRPVTFQEKK; encoded by the coding sequence ATGAGCAGGGGCGAGCGGGGAAAGCGACGTCGTACGCGGGCGGAGAGCGCCGAGTCGGAGCCGCTCACGGGCACGGTTCTGGCGCAGCAGGGGACTACGGAGTACGGCGTTTCCGCGTACGAGTACGACCACGACTACGGGACGGCTGGATACGTCACCACCGATATCGCTCCGCGTGTACCGCCGCAGTCCATCCCCTACGGAGGGCGTGGTGACTACAGCGTCGACTCCGGCATCGATTACGGCGTCGCCTCCGAAGTCGACGACGAGCGGGACGACGAGGGCGACGCGGCGGACGACGGCCCCGGCCGCGGTCGGCGACGCTCCGGGATCCGCCGCAGCTGGCCCCGCCGGATCATGCGGACGCTGCTTGTCCTGGTGGCCGTGGCGCTGGTCACATCCGTGTCCACGTATGTCTGGGCGGACGGCAAGCTCGAGCGCGACGTCGACCTCGGCAAGGTCGAGGACCGGCCGTCGGGCGGCGAGGGCACGAACTACCTCATCGTGGGCTCCGACAGCCGCGACGGCCTCTCCGGCAAGGACAAGAAGGACCTGCACACCGGCTCGGCCGAGGGTCGCCGCACCGACTCGATGATCCTGCTGCACACCGGCCGCAACGGGAGCACGATGATGAGCCTGCCGCGTGACTCCTGGGTCACCGTTCCGCCGTTCACCCGCCCGGAGACGGGGAAACGCCCCGCAGCCGAGAAGAATAAGCTGAACGCGGCCTTCTCGGAGGGCGGCCCGGAACTGCTTGTGCGGACCGTCGAGTTCAACACCGGGCTGAAGATCGACCACTATGCGGAGATCGGCTTTGCCGGCTTCGTGAACGTCGTCGACTCGGTCGGCGGCGTCGAGATGTGCCTCGACAAGGCCATCAAGGACAAGAGCTCGGGCGCGGACCTGAAGAAGGGCTGCCAGACCCTGGACGGCACCGAGGCCCTCGCGTTCGTCCGCCAGCGCCATCAGGAGTCGGAGGGCGACCTGGGGCGGTCAAGGAACCAGCAGAAGTTCCTGTCCGCGCTCGCGGAGCAGGCCGCCGCACCGGGCACCGTGTTCAATCCGGCCAAGCTCTACTCGACCATGGGTGCGGGCCTTGACACCCTCATCGTCGACAAGGACCTGAGCCTGCAGGACCTCACTGCAATGTTCCAGGCGATGCAGGGGGTCGCGGGCGGCGCGGGCAGGCAGATCAACGTACCGGTGGCGAGTCTCGGCTTCCCCACCTCCAAGGGCAGCGCCGTGAAGTGGGACGAGGCGAAGGCGAAGAAGCTCTTCGGCGAGCTGCGGGACGACCGTCCTGTGACCTTCCAGGAGAAGAAGTGA